Proteins from a genomic interval of Leifsonia shinshuensis:
- a CDS encoding mannosyltransferase family protein encodes MTTTEPATTTVVAPSVVTADDTRKRRLIRGVLVAASIWAVTHIGAQLAAALAVAIHTPQLLAQPWSFFTLLVHWDAANYRNVAQFGYFSEGAGPFAHAFLPGYPFVSRFLAEALFVTVSPTAVQIDVALWTVTAVAALVAACLLWFLVEPQYGRRVAFGSVALLLAGPYALFLVAPYPEALYLVPAIGAWLAMRNERWVIAGLLACFAGTIRIETVFLVPALIVLFAVQRHREGLPWLTRAIGFGAISAVGLTSYLLWLWHRTGNIRAWFDVEEAGWHRSTRWPWETFARSLEYATSPATVRAGHIQAWADIVFVVLYLIAIVMFIRLRWWAEAVYIGLSTVSMATSYAYTSMARESTTLFPLTILVALTLRTRRWRWVFWVVLVLSALIMFAQAGRFALDDWSD; translated from the coding sequence ATGACGACGACCGAGCCCGCCACGACGACGGTCGTCGCACCCTCCGTCGTCACGGCTGACGACACCCGGAAACGCCGCCTCATCCGGGGCGTCCTCGTCGCCGCGAGCATCTGGGCCGTCACCCATATCGGCGCCCAGCTTGCCGCGGCGCTCGCCGTAGCGATCCACACGCCGCAGCTCCTCGCGCAGCCCTGGTCGTTCTTCACGCTCCTCGTCCACTGGGACGCGGCGAACTACCGGAACGTCGCGCAGTTCGGATACTTCTCGGAGGGGGCAGGTCCGTTCGCGCACGCCTTCCTCCCCGGCTATCCGTTCGTGTCGCGCTTCCTCGCGGAGGCGCTGTTCGTCACGGTGTCGCCGACCGCGGTGCAGATCGATGTGGCGCTCTGGACGGTCACCGCGGTCGCCGCCCTGGTCGCCGCCTGCCTGCTGTGGTTCCTGGTCGAGCCCCAGTACGGGCGCCGGGTCGCGTTCGGCTCCGTCGCGCTGCTGCTCGCCGGGCCGTACGCGCTGTTCCTGGTCGCGCCGTACCCGGAGGCGCTGTACCTCGTGCCCGCGATCGGGGCGTGGCTGGCGATGCGGAACGAGCGCTGGGTCATCGCCGGCCTCCTCGCCTGTTTCGCCGGGACCATCCGGATCGAGACCGTCTTCCTGGTGCCGGCGCTCATCGTGCTGTTCGCCGTCCAACGGCACCGGGAGGGGCTGCCCTGGCTCACCCGGGCGATCGGGTTCGGGGCGATCAGCGCCGTCGGCCTGACCTCGTACCTGCTCTGGCTCTGGCATCGCACCGGCAACATCCGCGCCTGGTTCGACGTCGAGGAGGCCGGCTGGCACCGGTCGACCCGCTGGCCGTGGGAGACGTTCGCGCGCAGCCTCGAGTACGCCACCTCGCCCGCGACGGTCCGTGCCGGGCACATCCAGGCGTGGGCGGACATCGTCTTCGTCGTGCTCTACCTCATCGCGATCGTGATGTTCATCCGGCTGCGCTGGTGGGCGGAGGCGGTCTACATCGGCCTGTCCACGGTGTCGATGGCGACGAGCTATGCGTACACGTCGATGGCGCGCGAGAGCACGACGCTGTTCCCGCTGACGATCCTGGTGGCGCTGACCCTGCGAACCCGGCGATGGCGGTGGGTGTTCTGGGTCGTGCTCGTCCTCAGCGCGCTCATCATGTTCGCGCAGGCCGGGCGCTTCGCGCTCGACGACTGGAGCGACTGA
- a CDS encoding FBP domain-containing protein — MLPLSEQQLRSSFVNASQRERKELTLPDLAAVRWDDLDYLGWRDRRNPNLGYVIAEVGGEPVGVLLRKADGGVRSRPQCSWCEDVHLPNEVVFFIAKRAGAAGRNGNTLGTLVCAGFECSANVRKRPPLAYVGFDVEAARLQRIDALREHVTTFVRRVAAD, encoded by the coding sequence ATGCTTCCCCTCAGCGAGCAGCAGCTCCGCTCCTCCTTCGTCAACGCCTCCCAGCGCGAGCGCAAGGAGCTCACCCTTCCCGACCTGGCCGCCGTGCGCTGGGACGACCTCGACTACCTCGGCTGGCGCGACCGCAGGAACCCGAACCTCGGGTACGTGATCGCGGAGGTCGGCGGCGAGCCCGTCGGCGTCCTGCTGCGGAAGGCCGACGGCGGCGTCCGCAGCCGGCCGCAGTGCTCGTGGTGCGAGGACGTGCACCTGCCCAACGAGGTCGTCTTCTTCATCGCCAAGCGCGCCGGGGCGGCCGGACGCAACGGCAACACGCTGGGCACGCTCGTCTGCGCCGGCTTCGAGTGCTCGGCCAACGTGCGCAAGCGCCCGCCGCTCGCCTACGTCGGGTTCGACGTGGAGGCGGCGCGGCTGCAGCGGATCGACGCGCTGCGCGAGCACGTCACGACGTTCGTGCGGCGGGTCGCCGCGGACTGA
- a CDS encoding APC family permease: MSDDWNRDMGLAAQVAGAKAQPADGEAAKYAQDLSRSLTFRENVLITLSAVTPASSVFIIMPSVINGIGGASAIAFGVAAIVGVLVAYCYAELSSAFPITGGEYAFVARVLGKPAGFALFGLTLVGGILILGVIASGAGTYLGVLSSSLNANWVGIAVIVVTAIVACFGIKANAWVTGVFLLIEVAALVVLALLGFVNVTQPVSVLWQATTAGPGGVLVGASAGLVVSFTATALFAYNGYGTAVYYAEETKQARSTIGRAILWSLGITVAAEFIPLVAVLLGTPSLEKLVAAADPMTYFLDARGGTVLNTVVSLGIAIAIINAVLAIVLQMGRLLYSSARDRTWPDWLNRPLAHVHPRLHTPIAATLVVGAIGALCLWLIPFDVLLIITGANLLVTYLLVGVAAFAGRINRTTARAEYRMPLWPVVPVVMVLATIVIIYENLVADWVPVAVTAALFAIGFPYYFLYLKPRSHDRWTLPEPADEEQR; the protein is encoded by the coding sequence ATGAGTGACGACTGGAATCGCGACATGGGGCTGGCTGCTCAGGTCGCCGGCGCGAAGGCGCAGCCCGCCGACGGAGAGGCCGCGAAGTACGCGCAGGACCTCTCCCGTTCGCTGACGTTCCGCGAGAACGTCCTGATCACGCTGTCGGCGGTCACCCCCGCGTCGAGCGTGTTCATCATCATGCCGTCGGTGATCAACGGCATCGGCGGGGCCTCGGCGATCGCGTTCGGCGTCGCCGCGATCGTCGGCGTGCTCGTGGCCTACTGCTACGCGGAGCTGTCCAGCGCGTTCCCGATCACCGGAGGCGAGTACGCGTTCGTCGCCCGGGTGCTCGGCAAACCGGCCGGGTTCGCGCTGTTCGGGCTGACCCTGGTCGGCGGGATCCTGATCCTGGGCGTCATCGCCTCGGGAGCCGGCACGTACCTCGGTGTCCTGTCGTCCAGTCTCAACGCGAACTGGGTGGGCATCGCCGTCATCGTGGTCACAGCGATCGTGGCCTGCTTCGGCATCAAAGCGAACGCGTGGGTCACCGGCGTCTTCCTGCTCATCGAGGTGGCCGCGCTCGTGGTGCTCGCGCTGCTGGGCTTCGTCAACGTCACCCAGCCGGTGTCCGTGCTGTGGCAGGCGACCACCGCCGGACCCGGCGGCGTGCTCGTCGGCGCCTCGGCCGGACTCGTGGTGTCGTTCACCGCGACGGCGCTGTTCGCCTACAACGGCTACGGCACCGCCGTGTACTACGCCGAGGAGACCAAGCAGGCCCGGTCGACGATCGGCCGCGCCATCCTCTGGTCGCTCGGGATCACGGTCGCCGCCGAGTTCATCCCGCTCGTCGCCGTCCTCCTCGGCACCCCGAGCCTGGAGAAGCTCGTCGCCGCGGCGGACCCGATGACGTACTTCCTGGACGCGCGCGGAGGCACCGTGCTGAACACCGTCGTCAGCCTGGGCATCGCGATCGCGATCATCAACGCCGTGCTCGCGATCGTCCTGCAGATGGGCCGGCTCCTCTACTCGTCGGCGCGGGACCGCACCTGGCCGGACTGGCTCAACCGCCCGCTCGCGCACGTGCACCCGCGCCTCCACACGCCCATCGCCGCGACCCTGGTCGTCGGCGCGATCGGTGCGCTGTGCCTGTGGCTGATCCCCTTCGACGTCCTGCTCATCATCACCGGGGCCAACCTGCTTGTCACCTACCTGCTCGTCGGCGTGGCCGCGTTCGCCGGCCGGATCAACCGCACCACCGCGCGCGCCGAGTACCGGATGCCGCTCTGGCCCGTCGTGCCCGTCGTCATGGTGCTCGCGACCATCGTCATCATCTACGAGAACCTGGTCGCCGACTGGGTGCCCGTCGCGGTCACCGCTGCGCTCTTCGCGATCGGCTTCCCCTACTACTTCCTTTATCTGAAGCCGCGGTCGCACGACCGCTGGACCCTTCCCGAGCCGGCCGACGAGGAGCAGCGATGA
- a CDS encoding sigma-70 family RNA polymerase sigma factor, whose product MHAPTPESTGSSVDDRPAVDRLRHGDRGALTELYRRHAGAVYWNAYGVLRSRPDAEEMTADAFLTLWTRRREVEVFGSSALPWLIVTVKNLSRNRLRANERRRTDPLYDADHPADAPSAEDLAALEEAMRLIRGVIAELPVVDQRIFRLCMVDGLSYKEAAARLGLAHGSVRNRLSRVRLRLRRELGEGS is encoded by the coding sequence GTGCACGCGCCAACGCCGGAGTCGACGGGGAGCTCGGTCGACGACCGTCCCGCCGTCGACCGGCTCCGGCACGGCGACCGCGGAGCGCTGACGGAGCTGTACCGGAGGCACGCCGGCGCCGTGTACTGGAACGCCTACGGCGTCCTCCGCTCCCGGCCGGACGCGGAGGAGATGACCGCCGACGCCTTCCTCACCCTGTGGACGCGCCGCCGCGAGGTGGAGGTGTTCGGCAGTTCGGCGCTGCCGTGGCTGATCGTGACCGTCAAGAACCTGAGCCGCAACCGACTGCGGGCCAACGAGCGGAGACGGACGGACCCTCTGTACGACGCGGACCACCCGGCGGACGCCCCCTCGGCGGAGGACCTCGCCGCCCTGGAGGAGGCCATGCGGCTCATCCGCGGCGTGATCGCCGAGCTGCCCGTCGTCGATCAGCGGATCTTCCGGCTGTGCATGGTCGACGGGCTCAGCTACAAGGAGGCGGCGGCGCGCCTCGGCCTCGCGCACGGCTCCGTGCGCAACCGGCTCTCCCGCGTGCGGCTGCGGCTGCGCCGGGAGCTCGGGGAGGGGAGCTGA
- a CDS encoding TetR/AcrR family transcriptional regulator translates to MAKAGGTLDRQSQLVDAAMEVIRDRGIVNMRIQDVARRAGVSTGTIHYHFTDIDRLIYDVHTWACERFFAKRMAAVTEETDARDQLVRMIRSGLPESADDAVVVAMYEIDLYGRAREDPAHSLLTQALFDRQVALYFSVLQLGTGQGHFALTAPALDVAQNLVALEDSYGMHIINGNRSTPVERCQELILGYARTVTGWAGPSE, encoded by the coding sequence ATGGCGAAGGCGGGCGGCACACTCGATCGACAGTCGCAGCTGGTCGACGCGGCGATGGAGGTCATCCGCGATCGCGGGATCGTCAACATGCGCATCCAGGACGTCGCGCGCCGCGCCGGCGTCTCGACCGGGACGATCCACTACCACTTCACCGACATCGACCGGCTGATCTACGACGTGCACACCTGGGCCTGCGAGCGGTTCTTCGCCAAGCGGATGGCCGCCGTCACCGAGGAGACCGACGCACGCGATCAGCTCGTGCGGATGATCCGTTCGGGGCTCCCCGAGTCGGCGGACGACGCGGTGGTCGTCGCGATGTACGAGATCGACCTCTACGGCCGGGCGCGGGAGGACCCGGCCCACTCGCTGCTCACGCAGGCGCTGTTCGACCGTCAGGTCGCGCTCTACTTCTCCGTCCTCCAGCTCGGCACCGGGCAGGGCCATTTCGCGCTCACCGCGCCCGCGCTCGATGTCGCGCAGAACCTCGTCGCGCTCGAGGACTCCTACGGCATGCACATCATCAACGGCAACCGCTCCACGCCGGTCGAACGCTGCCAGGAGCTCATCCTCGGCTACGCGCGAACGGTGACAGGATGGGCCGGCCCGAGCGAGTGA
- a CDS encoding P1 family peptidase, with protein sequence MTAPAETRARDLGVPFDGEPGAWNAITDVPGLEVGFATIVEDEPVVARTGVTAILPRGRAAAGSPCAAGVAVLNGNGELTGRSWIEEAGQFQTPVAITNSHAVGAVHRGIDAWLAEHDPLTAAQWMLPVVGETWDGYLNSINADTVRPEHAAAALDAARSGPVAEGDVGGGTGMNCYGFKGGTGTASRIVRSGANAWTVGVLLQANFGSRNELRVAGRPLGSRSLAPNPMETTDWFERDTGAAVRATAGAGSVIVVVATDAPLLPGQCEALARRVPLGLARTGTTGSHFSGDIFLAFSTANEGALGSRMTGGEIAVERLEHIAWGGIDPFYAAVVEATEEAVLNALVAARDTVGRDGHASYALPHEEVRRAFA encoded by the coding sequence ATGACCGCACCCGCAGAGACCAGGGCGCGCGACCTGGGCGTCCCCTTCGACGGGGAGCCCGGCGCGTGGAACGCCATCACCGACGTCCCCGGCCTGGAGGTGGGCTTCGCGACCATCGTCGAGGACGAGCCCGTCGTCGCGCGGACGGGAGTCACCGCGATCCTTCCTCGCGGCCGCGCCGCAGCAGGCTCGCCGTGCGCGGCCGGCGTCGCCGTGCTCAACGGCAACGGGGAGCTCACCGGACGCAGCTGGATCGAGGAGGCCGGCCAGTTCCAGACCCCGGTCGCCATCACGAACTCCCACGCCGTCGGAGCGGTGCATCGCGGGATCGACGCGTGGCTGGCCGAGCACGACCCGCTCACGGCCGCCCAGTGGATGCTGCCCGTCGTCGGCGAGACCTGGGACGGCTACCTGAACTCGATCAACGCCGACACGGTCCGCCCCGAGCACGCCGCCGCGGCGCTCGACGCCGCCCGCAGCGGCCCGGTCGCCGAGGGCGATGTCGGAGGCGGGACGGGAATGAACTGCTACGGCTTCAAAGGCGGCACAGGGACCGCTTCGCGCATCGTCCGCTCCGGCGCGAACGCCTGGACGGTGGGCGTGCTCCTGCAGGCGAACTTCGGTTCGCGCAACGAGCTCCGCGTCGCCGGGCGGCCCCTGGGTTCCCGGTCGCTGGCGCCCAACCCGATGGAGACCACCGACTGGTTCGAACGGGACACCGGAGCCGCGGTCCGCGCCACGGCGGGCGCCGGCAGCGTCATCGTGGTCGTCGCCACCGACGCCCCGCTGCTTCCCGGCCAGTGCGAGGCGCTGGCGCGCCGGGTCCCGCTCGGCCTGGCGCGGACCGGGACCACCGGCAGCCACTTCTCCGGCGACATCTTCCTCGCCTTCTCGACCGCGAACGAGGGCGCCCTCGGGTCACGGATGACCGGCGGCGAGATCGCCGTCGAGCGCCTCGAGCACATCGCCTGGGGAGGCATCGACCCGTTCTACGCCGCGGTGGTCGAGGCGACGGAGGAGGCAGTGCTCAATGCCCTCGTCGCGGCCAGGGACACGGTCGGGCGCGACGGGCACGCCAGCTACGCCCTCCCGCACGAGGAGGTCCGCCGGGCCTTCGCCTGA
- a CDS encoding DUF2277 domain-containing protein translates to MCRNIRCLHNFEPPTTDDEVREAALQFVRKVSGSTRPSRANAAAFDQAIDEIAEATRRMLDQLVTNAPPKNREAEAVKGRQRHEKRMEREVRIRTAVG, encoded by the coding sequence ATGTGCCGGAACATCCGCTGCCTCCACAACTTCGAACCGCCGACGACCGACGATGAGGTGCGGGAGGCCGCACTCCAGTTCGTCCGCAAGGTCAGCGGGTCGACACGCCCCTCCCGCGCGAACGCCGCCGCGTTCGACCAGGCGATCGACGAGATCGCCGAGGCCACCAGGCGGATGCTCGATCAGCTGGTCACGAACGCCCCGCCCAAGAACCGCGAAGCCGAGGCGGTCAAGGGCCGGCAGCGGCACGAGAAGCGGATGGAGCGCGAGGTGCGGATCCGGACGGCGGTCGGCTGA